A region of Pseudarthrobacter sp. NIBRBAC000502770 DNA encodes the following proteins:
- a CDS encoding HD domain-containing protein, with protein MSREHFPEQNPAPRFTVETAKVLAEVAHNRQKDKLKRPYREHVLAVGDALADFDDEIRIAGYLHDIAEDTPITRQALLDMGVPERSVDIIERVTNRLHSNPDDYQAGMLEIAQDHDAALVKIADNAHNSLPERVQALAAKWPDKPPVTKYRDARPVLYAAVEVEEVRKILARANPWLLEEFDAQLDEADDTDYENLRYDSGSGS; from the coding sequence ATGTCACGCGAGCACTTTCCGGAGCAGAACCCCGCACCCAGGTTTACGGTGGAAACAGCCAAGGTCCTGGCCGAAGTGGCCCACAACAGGCAAAAGGACAAGCTGAAGCGCCCGTACCGGGAGCACGTCCTTGCCGTGGGCGATGCCCTGGCGGACTTCGACGACGAGATCCGGATCGCCGGGTATCTCCACGACATCGCCGAGGACACACCTATCACCCGCCAGGCACTGCTGGACATGGGGGTCCCGGAGCGTTCGGTGGACATCATCGAGCGCGTCACTAACCGACTGCACAGCAACCCGGATGATTACCAGGCCGGCATGCTCGAGATCGCCCAGGACCATGACGCCGCCCTGGTCAAGATCGCCGACAATGCCCACAATTCGCTGCCGGAACGTGTCCAGGCGCTCGCGGCGAAGTGGCCGGACAAGCCTCCGGTCACCAAGTACCGTGATGCCAGGCCCGTGCTGTATGCCGCCGTAGAGGTGGAAGAAGTCCGGAAGATCCTGGCCCGGGCCAACCCATGGTTGCTTGAGGAATTCGACGCCCAGCTGGACGAGGCCGACGACACGGACTACGAAAACCTCCGGTACGACTCCGGTTCCGGGAGCTAG
- the gluQRS gene encoding tRNA glutamyl-Q(34) synthetase GluQRS, protein MTSAGRFAPSPSGELHIGNLRTAMLAWLFARSTGRAFLLRVEDLDRARAGAEAEQLRDLAAIGVTWDGDVVRQTARGPLYAEAITRLTRAGLTYECFCTRREIQEAASAPHAPQGAYPGTCRNLDRAELEFKRSVRPAALRLRAGVAEFTVTDVLRGQFTGVVDDFVLRRNDGVTAYNLAVVVDDAEQGIDQVVRGDDLLPSTPRQAYLASLLNIRIPEYAHVPLVVNHDGVRLAKRDGAVTLADLAKTGVAAGEVRDRLLASVGLPGGTLGQALPAFRPGALPREPWVWTPKAATTP, encoded by the coding sequence ATGACCTCCGCCGGCCGCTTCGCCCCCAGCCCCTCCGGCGAACTACATATCGGGAACCTCCGCACCGCCATGCTCGCCTGGCTCTTCGCCCGCTCCACCGGCCGGGCCTTCCTGTTGCGGGTGGAGGACCTCGACCGTGCCCGCGCCGGGGCGGAGGCGGAGCAGTTACGGGACTTGGCCGCCATCGGCGTCACCTGGGACGGCGACGTGGTGAGGCAGACGGCCCGGGGGCCCCTCTATGCCGAGGCAATCACCCGGCTCACGCGGGCGGGCCTCACGTACGAGTGTTTCTGCACCCGCCGGGAGATCCAGGAGGCGGCGTCCGCGCCGCATGCCCCGCAGGGCGCCTACCCGGGAACCTGCCGAAACCTGGACCGCGCGGAGCTGGAGTTCAAGCGTTCCGTCCGGCCCGCCGCCCTCCGCCTGCGGGCCGGCGTCGCGGAGTTCACCGTGACGGATGTCCTCCGCGGACAGTTCACGGGGGTAGTGGACGACTTTGTGCTGCGGCGCAACGACGGCGTCACGGCCTATAACCTTGCCGTGGTGGTGGACGATGCCGAACAGGGCATAGACCAGGTGGTCCGCGGTGATGACTTGCTCCCGTCCACCCCCCGCCAGGCGTATCTCGCAAGCCTCTTGAATATTCGAATACCGGAATATGCGCATGTTCCCCTTGTGGTGAACCACGACGGCGTGCGGCTGGCCAAGCGTGACGGTGCGGTCACGCTCGCTGACCTGGCGAAGACCGGGGTGGCGGCAGGGGAGGTCCGGGACAGGCTGCTGGCGTCCGTCGGACTGCCGGGCGGGACGCTGGGGCAGGCGTTGCCGGCCTTCCGCCCCGGAGCCCTGCCCCGGGAACCTTGGGTGTGGACACCCAAGGCGGCAACCACGCCCTAG
- a CDS encoding Lrp/AsnC family transcriptional regulator gives MQELDATDKRILNALDQDPRIPVMVLAQKLGLARGTVQSRMERMAASGALRPNSSRVLPSALGRGVAAAVSAELDQSHLNEAIDALRRIPEVLECHAPAGDTDLLIRVVAKSPDDLYRVSEEIRLCPGIVRTSTSMFLREVIPYRTTGLLEG, from the coding sequence TTGCAGGAACTGGACGCAACAGACAAGCGGATCCTGAATGCACTGGATCAGGACCCCCGGATCCCGGTCATGGTGCTCGCGCAAAAGCTGGGCCTGGCACGCGGAACCGTGCAGTCACGGATGGAGCGGATGGCGGCGTCGGGCGCCCTCCGGCCCAACAGCAGCCGCGTCCTGCCATCGGCCCTGGGGCGCGGCGTCGCGGCGGCCGTCAGCGCAGAACTTGACCAAAGCCACTTGAATGAGGCCATCGATGCACTGCGGCGGATCCCCGAAGTCCTGGAGTGCCACGCGCCGGCCGGGGACACCGACCTCCTCATCCGCGTGGTGGCCAAAAGCCCTGACGACCTCTACCGCGTCTCCGAAGAAATCCGTCTCTGCCCCGGCATCGTCAGGACGTCCACGAGCATGTTCCTGCGCGAGGTCATCCCGTACCGCACCACCGGATTGCTCGAAGGGTAA
- a CDS encoding Lrp/AsnC family transcriptional regulator, whose product MIDSIDRNILRHLQEDGRMTATALAAKVGLTVAPCHRRLRELEQSGVIRGYKADVDPAAVGLGFEAIVFVTLRQVDRSTMEIFENRVAANPNIIEAQRLFGSPDYLLKIIAEDLPAYQRFYDTELTSLPGVERLTSTLVMKNLKSNAGPPV is encoded by the coding sequence GTGATCGACAGTATCGACAGGAATATTTTGCGCCACCTCCAGGAGGATGGCAGGATGACGGCCACGGCGCTTGCTGCCAAGGTGGGGCTGACGGTGGCACCATGCCACCGGAGACTGAGGGAACTGGAACAGTCCGGAGTCATCCGCGGCTACAAGGCGGACGTCGACCCGGCTGCGGTGGGCCTGGGGTTCGAGGCGATCGTGTTCGTCACGCTCCGCCAGGTGGACAGGTCCACGATGGAGATCTTTGAGAACCGGGTGGCAGCGAACCCGAACATCATTGAGGCCCAGCGGCTGTTCGGCTCGCCGGACTACCTGCTGAAGATCATCGCCGAAGACCTGCCGGCCTACCAGCGTTTCTATGACACCGAGCTCACATCCCTTCCTGGCGTGGAGCGGCTGACGTCAACGCTGGTCATGAAGAACCTGAAGTCGAACGCCGGGCCGCCGGTGTAG
- a CDS encoding LysE family translocator yields the protein MNPQLFLAFLVVAAALACTPGVDWAYTIAAGLRQRSFVPAVAGLCGGYILHTVLLVAGLAAVLAGLPGVLGWITLAGAGYLLWLGVGTLRSWRRATFSAHADGGSGTQLRTFLQGMGTSGINPKGLLFYVALIPQFISADASLPVPVQSGLLGMTFVVLVGVVYTVVALLSRTLLRSRPGAARAVTLASGIIMVVLGAVLLGEQLVPFLAARA from the coding sequence ATGAATCCGCAGCTGTTCCTGGCCTTTTTGGTGGTGGCCGCCGCCCTGGCGTGCACGCCGGGAGTGGACTGGGCCTACACCATCGCAGCGGGACTGAGGCAGCGCAGTTTCGTTCCGGCGGTGGCAGGACTATGCGGCGGATATATCCTGCACACGGTCCTGCTGGTGGCAGGACTGGCCGCGGTGCTGGCCGGGTTGCCCGGCGTCCTGGGCTGGATCACCCTGGCAGGTGCCGGCTACCTGCTGTGGCTCGGGGTGGGAACCCTCCGGTCCTGGCGGAGGGCCACCTTCAGCGCCCATGCCGACGGCGGCTCCGGCACCCAGCTGCGCACCTTCCTGCAGGGCATGGGCACCAGCGGGATCAACCCCAAGGGCCTGCTCTTCTACGTGGCGCTCATCCCACAGTTCATCAGCGCCGATGCTTCCCTGCCCGTGCCAGTGCAGTCCGGACTGCTCGGCATGACGTTCGTTGTCCTGGTGGGCGTGGTCTACACCGTGGTGGCCCTGCTCTCACGCACGCTGCTGCGAAGCAGGCCCGGCGCCGCCCGGGCGGTGACCCTCGCCAGTGGCATCATCATGGTGGTGCTGGGGGCCGTGCTGCTCGGTGAGCAGCTGGTGCCGTTTCTGGCCGCCCGGGCGTAG
- a CDS encoding DUF456 domain-containing protein: MSSETVVTILCGLAILVGVAGTIIPVLPGSVLIGVSLLAWAIWGGAGTAGWVVFAVAMIFVAAGMTAGAVLTGRKLKQHAIPSRSVVVALVAGVAGMFIIPVVGLFVGFAAGLLASEFLRTRNISTASRSSWAALKATGLGMLAEFGLACLAASTWVIGVWIAAAGA; encoded by the coding sequence ATGAGCTCCGAAACCGTGGTGACCATCCTGTGCGGCCTGGCGATCCTGGTGGGGGTGGCCGGCACCATCATTCCTGTCCTGCCCGGGAGCGTCCTGATCGGCGTGAGCCTGCTGGCGTGGGCCATCTGGGGCGGTGCCGGAACGGCGGGATGGGTGGTATTCGCAGTGGCCATGATCTTCGTGGCCGCAGGAATGACAGCTGGCGCCGTCCTCACCGGCCGGAAACTGAAGCAGCACGCCATTCCAAGCCGCAGCGTCGTGGTGGCTTTGGTGGCGGGTGTGGCGGGAATGTTCATCATCCCGGTAGTGGGACTCTTCGTTGGCTTCGCCGCCGGGCTGCTGGCCAGCGAGTTCCTCCGCACCCGGAACATCTCGACCGCGTCAAGGTCCAGCTGGGCGGCACTGAAGGCCACGGGCCTGGGAATGCTTGCCGAATTCGGGCTCGCCTGCCTGGCTGCCAGTACCTGGGTGATCGGGGTGTGGATAGCCGCGGCCGGCGCTTAG
- a CDS encoding NADP-dependent malic enzyme gives MSIDAITATDNSAATALTEEEIFGAHQGGKLSVTSTVPLSNKRDLSIAYTPGVAEVSRAIHAKPELARTLTWAERLVVVVSDGTAVLGLGNIGASASLPVMEGKSALFKTFGDLDSIPLVLNTTDVDEIVETLVRLRPSFGAVNLEDISAPRCFELEEKLIEALDCPVMHDDQHGTAVVALAALTNAAKVTGRGLERLKVVVSGAGAAGIAVAEILLAAGITDVVLLDSRGVINSNRADLAASPAGKKADIAGRSNPRGISGGPAEALAGADVFIGVSSSKLDEAHLATMNKDAIVFALSNPDPEVLPEVAVKYAAVVATGRSDFPNQINNVLAFPGIFRGALDAGARRITPAMKLAAARAIAELAEEELSADYIVPSPLDPRVAPAVTAAVAAAVEAG, from the coding sequence GTGTCCATTGACGCAATCACCGCCACCGACAACTCAGCAGCCACTGCCCTGACCGAAGAAGAGATCTTCGGCGCCCACCAGGGCGGCAAGCTGTCCGTCACCAGTACTGTTCCGCTGTCCAACAAGCGGGACCTGTCCATCGCCTACACGCCGGGTGTCGCCGAGGTCAGCCGTGCCATCCATGCCAAGCCCGAACTCGCCCGCACACTGACCTGGGCGGAACGCCTGGTGGTCGTGGTCAGCGATGGCACCGCCGTCCTGGGCCTGGGCAACATTGGCGCCAGCGCCTCGCTTCCGGTGATGGAAGGCAAGTCCGCCCTCTTCAAGACCTTTGGCGACCTTGACTCCATCCCGCTGGTACTCAACACCACCGATGTGGACGAGATCGTGGAGACCCTGGTCCGCCTCCGCCCCAGCTTCGGCGCCGTGAACCTCGAAGACATCTCGGCACCGCGCTGCTTCGAGCTTGAGGAAAAGCTCATCGAAGCCCTGGACTGCCCGGTCATGCACGACGACCAGCACGGCACCGCCGTGGTGGCCCTTGCTGCCCTCACCAACGCCGCGAAGGTAACCGGCCGCGGCCTCGAACGGCTCAAGGTCGTGGTGTCTGGTGCAGGCGCGGCCGGAATCGCCGTTGCCGAAATCCTGCTGGCAGCGGGCATCACCGACGTGGTGCTGCTCGATTCCCGGGGTGTCATCAACAGCAACCGGGCCGACCTCGCCGCCAGCCCCGCGGGCAAGAAAGCCGACATCGCCGGCCGCAGCAACCCCCGCGGCATTTCGGGCGGACCCGCCGAGGCGCTGGCCGGTGCCGACGTCTTCATCGGCGTCTCCTCCTCCAAGCTGGACGAGGCGCACCTGGCCACCATGAACAAGGACGCCATCGTGTTCGCGCTGTCCAACCCGGACCCCGAAGTCCTGCCTGAGGTTGCCGTGAAGTACGCCGCCGTTGTGGCCACGGGCCGCAGTGATTTCCCGAACCAGATCAACAACGTCCTGGCGTTCCCCGGCATTTTCCGCGGTGCCCTCGACGCCGGCGCCCGCCGCATCACCCCTGCCATGAAGCTTGCGGCGGCACGCGCCATCGCCGAGCTCGCCGAAGAGGAGCTGTCGGCCGACTACATCGTGCCCAGCCCCCTGGACCCCCGCGTGGCCCCGGCAGTCACCGCCGCGGTCGCCGCAGCGGTCGAAGCAGGGTAG
- a CDS encoding TetR/AcrR family transcriptional regulator yields MPETFSDHPPMAARPSAPRQRLRYARILDTAAGFARTGLDAVELSEVAEKADVPLGTLYRYFPSPTHLMLALYRQQLDELQAGSRGSSPRFRGRALSGLLMEIFHMRVMQPAVEQCLSRGVYLPEKDTTDLLREIDALSEKLVAGACGDAVGARVLLLTVTGLVQSVRNRRLSLFEAEEDLKKACGRLSPGAESGFTVGKTA; encoded by the coding sequence ATGCCCGAGACTTTTTCAGACCATCCGCCCATGGCCGCCAGGCCTTCCGCTCCGCGCCAGCGGCTCCGCTATGCACGGATCCTCGACACCGCTGCAGGGTTTGCCCGGACCGGGCTTGACGCCGTGGAACTCTCCGAGGTCGCGGAAAAAGCGGACGTTCCGCTCGGCACGCTCTACCGGTACTTTCCCTCCCCAACGCATCTGATGCTCGCCTTGTACCGCCAGCAGCTGGATGAGCTGCAGGCAGGGTCCCGCGGCTCGTCCCCGCGCTTCCGCGGCCGGGCGCTTTCCGGCCTGCTGATGGAGATCTTCCACATGCGCGTCATGCAGCCCGCGGTGGAGCAGTGCCTCAGCCGGGGCGTCTACCTCCCCGAGAAGGACACCACGGATCTGCTGCGCGAGATCGACGCGCTCAGTGAGAAGCTTGTGGCCGGAGCCTGCGGTGATGCCGTTGGCGCCCGGGTCCTGCTCCTGACCGTCACTGGTCTGGTCCAGTCAGTGCGCAACCGCCGCCTCTCGCTCTTCGAAGCCGAGGAGGACCTCAAAAAGGCCTGCGGACGGCTGTCCCCCGGTGCTGAATCAGGGTTCACAGTGGGCAAAACCGCGTAA
- a CDS encoding MFS transporter: MSLSNTPAPSGPPAEEESTGAALAEPVRKVTARWVTGLVLVNVGINAAFFGPINVFIGQQAISIDAPSKEAILSLVTACGAAVSLVANPLAGAFSDRTTSRFGRRAPWVLAGAVLAAAALVAMSFSGAVALMVLFWCLVQLGANAAYAAITAAVPDRVPVVQRGGVGGLAAMGQTLGILTGAVFGAVVSGNFLVGYWLCAGALLLSVLPYLFHRNDPALPKSELEAFRPRVFIRGFWISPFIYPDFAWAWLTRFLVNVGNQLTIVYLLFFLRDVIHHEDPAAGVLVLTGIYAVMVMITAVAAGPWSDRVGRRKPFVIASSATIAMAGAIMAFFPVWPGALAGAAVLGIGFGAYLAVDFALLTQVLPFAVSRGKDMGVINVANSLPQVVAPGLALLAVAYWGGYRTLFLTAAVIGLLGAVFVVKIKGVD; the protein is encoded by the coding sequence ATGAGCCTGTCCAACACTCCCGCGCCCTCGGGGCCGCCCGCGGAAGAGGAGAGCACCGGGGCGGCGCTCGCCGAGCCGGTGCGAAAGGTCACCGCCCGCTGGGTGACCGGCCTGGTGCTGGTGAACGTGGGTATCAACGCGGCATTTTTCGGGCCGATTAACGTTTTCATCGGCCAACAGGCCATCAGCATCGACGCGCCCAGCAAGGAAGCCATCCTCTCGCTGGTCACGGCCTGCGGCGCGGCTGTTTCCCTGGTGGCCAATCCCCTGGCCGGCGCGTTCTCGGACCGGACAACGTCGCGCTTCGGCCGCCGGGCTCCGTGGGTGCTGGCCGGGGCAGTGCTTGCTGCTGCGGCGCTTGTGGCTATGTCCTTCTCGGGCGCCGTGGCCCTGATGGTCCTCTTCTGGTGCCTGGTGCAGCTGGGCGCAAATGCCGCCTACGCAGCGATCACCGCTGCGGTCCCCGACCGGGTCCCCGTGGTCCAGCGCGGGGGAGTGGGCGGCCTCGCAGCGATGGGCCAGACCCTCGGCATCCTCACCGGGGCAGTTTTCGGAGCCGTGGTCTCGGGAAACTTCCTGGTGGGCTATTGGCTCTGCGCGGGGGCCCTGCTGCTGTCCGTTCTGCCGTACCTGTTCCACCGCAATGACCCCGCTCTGCCCAAGTCGGAACTGGAGGCTTTCCGCCCCCGGGTATTCATCAGGGGCTTCTGGATCAGCCCGTTTATCTACCCGGACTTCGCCTGGGCCTGGCTGACACGCTTCCTGGTGAACGTTGGCAACCAACTGACCATCGTCTACCTGCTCTTCTTCCTGCGGGACGTCATCCACCATGAGGACCCCGCCGCGGGAGTGCTGGTCCTGACGGGCATTTACGCCGTCATGGTGATGATCACCGCCGTGGCCGCTGGGCCCTGGAGCGACCGGGTGGGCCGCCGGAAGCCCTTCGTCATCGCCTCCTCCGCCACCATCGCGATGGCGGGTGCCATCATGGCGTTCTTTCCCGTGTGGCCCGGAGCCCTGGCCGGTGCCGCCGTCCTGGGCATTGGGTTTGGCGCCTACCTTGCCGTTGACTTCGCACTGTTGACCCAGGTCCTGCCCTTCGCGGTTAGCCGCGGCAAGGACATGGGGGTCATCAACGTGGCCAACTCGCTGCCGCAGGTGGTTGCCCCGGGGCTGGCGCTGCTGGCAGTGGCCTACTGGGGTGGCTACCGGACGCTGTTCCTCACGGCGGCGGTCATCGGACTGTTGGGCGCCGTCTTCGTGGTGAAGATCAAGGGCGTCGACTGA
- the rraA gene encoding ribonuclease E activity regulator RraA, with amino-acid sequence MTTPAGTGSAPAVNTADLYDERGDGLASVSLQFQSLGGRSHFSGPVRTIRCYQDNALVKSTLGSPGNGAVLVVDGGGSLGTALMGDMIAESAVANGWAGVVINGAIRDRLAIAELDLGVKALGSNPRKSQKAGAGEVDVDVVIDGVTFRPGATVWCDPDGILVEP; translated from the coding sequence GTGACCACACCAGCAGGAACCGGATCCGCCCCGGCCGTGAACACCGCCGATCTTTATGATGAGCGCGGCGACGGGCTGGCGTCCGTCTCGCTGCAGTTCCAGTCCCTGGGCGGCCGCTCCCACTTCAGCGGCCCGGTCCGGACCATCCGCTGTTACCAGGACAACGCCCTGGTGAAGTCCACGCTCGGCTCCCCGGGGAACGGTGCGGTCCTGGTGGTGGACGGCGGCGGCTCGCTGGGGACTGCCCTGATGGGGGACATGATTGCCGAAAGCGCCGTGGCCAACGGCTGGGCCGGCGTCGTCATTAATGGCGCCATCCGCGACCGGCTGGCCATCGCGGAACTGGATCTTGGCGTCAAGGCGCTCGGCAGCAACCCCCGCAAAAGCCAGAAGGCCGGAGCCGGCGAGGTTGACGTGGATGTAGTGATCGACGGCGTGACCTTCCGCCCCGGAGCCACCGTCTGGTGCGACCCGGACGGCATCCTCGTGGAGCCGTGA
- a CDS encoding MDR family MFS transporter → MSKAPSAPRAGETLTQRQIVTVMVGLMLGMFLASLDQTIVSTSIYTIANDLDGLSLQAWATTAYLITSTVSTPLYGKLSDIFGRRPLYLTAILIFLVGSLYAGSVHSMTELAVARGIQGLGAGGLLALALTIIGDIVSLKDRAKFQGYFMSVFGISSVLGPVVGGAFAGSANILGFDGWRWVFFINIPIGLAALTVVFLFLHLPAKHLKQKIDYWGAAAITVAIVPLLLVAEQGRTWGWTSLNSFLCYGLGVVGIAWFLLAEKRAGDYALIPLRLFHNVTFGLSSLLNFIIGIGMFGAIAMLPMYLQLVKGLTPTQAGLMMITFTVGILFGSITAGRTISASGTFRIFPIMGTGILTAAALVMGFSLGVDTGLWVPGGIAVFFGVGLGFCMQPLTLAMQTSVPPRDMGVGTSSAAFFRSMGGAVGTAVFISMLFSLAANRIADGMKAATTDPAYLAVLKDPAVASDPANAKLYDFFKNGASNDSLNDTSWLHTANSTLTRPITEGFATSIDTVMLTAAALTGLAFLISFALPRKKLTDQKASPQDDDSMQIPAH, encoded by the coding sequence ATGTCCAAAGCCCCTTCCGCGCCCCGTGCCGGAGAAACACTGACGCAACGACAGATCGTCACGGTAATGGTGGGCCTGATGCTGGGCATGTTCCTGGCGTCGCTTGACCAGACCATCGTCTCCACGTCCATCTACACCATCGCCAACGACCTCGACGGGCTCTCGCTGCAGGCCTGGGCCACCACCGCGTACCTCATCACGTCCACCGTCAGCACGCCGCTGTACGGCAAGTTGAGCGACATCTTCGGGCGCCGGCCGCTGTACCTGACGGCGATCCTCATCTTCCTGGTGGGCTCGCTGTACGCCGGCTCGGTCCACTCGATGACCGAACTCGCAGTTGCCCGCGGCATCCAGGGCCTGGGCGCCGGTGGCCTGCTGGCCCTGGCGCTGACCATCATCGGCGACATCGTCTCTCTCAAGGACCGCGCCAAGTTCCAGGGCTACTTCATGTCGGTGTTCGGCATCTCCTCCGTCCTGGGCCCGGTGGTGGGCGGCGCGTTCGCCGGTTCCGCCAACATCCTCGGTTTTGACGGCTGGCGCTGGGTCTTCTTCATCAACATCCCCATTGGCCTCGCCGCGCTCACGGTGGTCTTCCTGTTCCTGCACCTGCCCGCCAAGCACCTGAAGCAGAAGATCGACTACTGGGGCGCAGCCGCGATCACCGTCGCCATCGTTCCGCTCCTGCTGGTGGCCGAACAGGGCCGCACCTGGGGCTGGACGTCGCTGAACTCCTTCCTTTGCTATGGCCTGGGCGTGGTGGGCATTGCGTGGTTCCTGCTGGCGGAAAAGCGTGCCGGCGACTACGCCCTGATCCCGCTCCGGCTCTTCCACAACGTCACGTTCGGGCTGTCTTCCCTGCTGAACTTCATCATCGGCATCGGGATGTTCGGCGCCATCGCGATGCTCCCCATGTACCTCCAGCTCGTGAAGGGCCTCACCCCCACCCAAGCCGGCCTGATGATGATCACCTTCACCGTGGGCATCCTGTTCGGTTCCATCACCGCCGGCCGCACCATCTCCGCCTCCGGGACGTTCCGCATCTTCCCCATCATGGGCACCGGCATCCTGACCGCGGCCGCCCTGGTGATGGGCTTCTCCCTGGGCGTTGACACCGGGCTCTGGGTGCCGGGCGGCATCGCGGTCTTCTTCGGCGTCGGCCTGGGCTTCTGCATGCAGCCGCTCACCCTGGCCATGCAGACCTCGGTCCCGCCGCGCGACATGGGCGTGGGAACCTCCTCGGCCGCGTTCTTCCGCTCCATGGGCGGCGCCGTGGGAACCGCAGTCTTCATCTCCATGCTCTTCAGCCTGGCCGCAAACCGGATTGCCGACGGCATGAAGGCCGCCACCACGGACCCCGCCTACCTGGCCGTCCTGAAGGATCCCGCCGTCGCGTCGGACCCGGCCAATGCCAAGCTGTACGACTTCTTCAAGAACGGCGCGTCCAACGACTCCCTGAACGACACCAGCTGGCTCCACACCGCCAACAGCACGCTCACCAGGCCCATTACCGAAGGCTTCGCCACGTCCATTGACACGGTGATGCTGACGGCCGCGGCCCTGACGGGCCTGGCATTCCTCATCAGCTTCGCCCTTCCCCGCAAGAAGCTGACGGACCAGAAAGCATCCCCGCAGGACGACGACAGCATGCAGATCCCGGCGCACTGA
- a CDS encoding sugar porter family MFS transporter yields the protein MPTAQEQTNTGIPRRVIWLALAGAVGGFLFGFDSSVVNGAVDAMKEEFALSEAVTGFAVAIALLGCAAGAFLAGKVADRYGRIPAMKLGALLFLVSAIGTGFAFGVWDLVFWRLVGGLGIGLASVIAPAYISEISPRKVRGRLASLQQLAITTGIFAALLSDALFATSAGGADQAFWLGIEAWRWMFLGAAVPAVVYGWVAFTLPESPRFLVFQGKEDEARTIFDSIAPAEDTERHIRDIREAIEEDKVAGQKGSLRGKTLGLQAVVWVGIILSVLQQFVGINVIFYYSTTLWKAVGFQEKDSLAISVATSITNILVTLVAIALVDRVGRRPILLAGSVGMAVSLGAMALAFSSATGSGEDISLPGAWGPVALVAANIFVISFGASWGPLVWVLLGEIFPSRIRARALGLAAAAQWVANFAITLSFPVMASASLPLTYAMYAMFAAASFFFVMFKVPETNGMSLEQAETLFVPKGSAKAR from the coding sequence ATGCCCACTGCACAGGAGCAGACCAATACCGGGATACCGCGGCGGGTGATCTGGCTGGCACTTGCGGGGGCGGTGGGCGGATTCCTCTTCGGCTTCGACTCGTCCGTGGTCAACGGGGCCGTGGACGCCATGAAGGAAGAATTTGCCCTGTCCGAGGCAGTGACCGGCTTTGCCGTGGCCATCGCCTTGCTGGGCTGCGCGGCCGGAGCCTTCCTGGCCGGCAAAGTGGCTGACCGCTACGGCCGCATTCCGGCCATGAAGCTGGGCGCGCTGCTGTTCCTGGTCAGCGCCATCGGTACCGGGTTCGCATTCGGCGTGTGGGACCTGGTGTTCTGGCGCCTGGTAGGCGGCCTGGGCATCGGCCTGGCCTCCGTGATCGCACCGGCATACATATCCGAGATTTCACCGCGAAAGGTCCGCGGCCGCCTCGCATCCCTGCAGCAACTGGCCATCACCACGGGTATCTTTGCCGCCCTGCTCTCCGACGCGCTCTTCGCCACCAGCGCAGGGGGCGCAGACCAGGCCTTCTGGCTGGGCATTGAGGCGTGGCGGTGGATGTTCCTCGGTGCTGCGGTGCCGGCCGTCGTGTACGGCTGGGTTGCCTTCACCCTGCCCGAATCCCCGCGGTTCCTGGTCTTCCAGGGCAAGGAGGACGAGGCCCGGACGATCTTCGACTCGATCGCACCCGCGGAGGACACGGAGCGCCATATCCGCGATATCCGCGAAGCCATCGAGGAGGACAAGGTGGCCGGCCAGAAGGGATCGCTGCGCGGCAAGACCCTGGGCCTGCAGGCAGTGGTCTGGGTGGGCATCATCCTCTCCGTACTGCAGCAGTTCGTTGGGATCAACGTGATCTTCTACTACTCCACCACCCTGTGGAAGGCTGTGGGGTTCCAGGAGAAGGACTCCCTGGCCATCTCGGTGGCAACGTCCATCACCAACATCCTGGTCACCCTGGTGGCCATTGCGCTGGTGGACCGTGTGGGCCGCAGGCCTATCCTGCTGGCCGGCTCCGTGGGCATGGCCGTATCCCTGGGCGCCATGGCCCTGGCCTTCTCCTCCGCCACCGGCTCAGGCGAGGACATCAGCCTCCCCGGCGCATGGGGTCCGGTTGCCCTCGTGGCCGCCAACATCTTCGTCATCAGCTTCGGTGCCTCCTGGGGTCCGCTGGTATGGGTGCTCCTGGGGGAGATCTTCCCGTCCCGGATCCGAGCCCGCGCGCTGGGCCTGGCAGCGGCGGCGCAGTGGGTGGCCAACTTCGCGATCACCCTCAGCTTCCCGGTCATGGCCTCGGCGTCCCTGCCGCTGACGTATGCCATGTACGCCATGTTCGCTGCCGCGTCCTTCTTCTTCGTCATGTTCAAGGTGCCGGAGACCAACGGCATGTCCCTGGAGCAGGCAGAGACGCTGTTCGTGCCGAAGGGTTCGGCGAAAGCCAGGTAA